In Brachypodium distachyon strain Bd21 chromosome 2, Brachypodium_distachyon_v3.0, whole genome shotgun sequence, one genomic interval encodes:
- the LOC100822937 gene encoding uncharacterized protein LOC100822937 has translation MADDAAAAAAARKQTKLIWEENYWHPNKHRSDRHAIYAGQYHASDQMGTQDITSIDPMFYTDDHRSSFGRDALQFYSIKIASIRGGLRWPLDVFGMVVARDALDNRTRNFVFARARSNCQTITEEHPYLELTGPSRAVVTCADLGNIEIVLKAKGASESEDRDLSFLALPLGRGYCSYDTDDYTSKRSRLELTFRQVARSVEATISARLVGGSSWPEGFQGVLAASITSIDDAELVLLAFEGNRLPVVADDGMVELSRRVVSVEPRDGELKVSVVARRLGKDGDVARRDDIVFRPKNAGRSCGVLDLVGSCKLQVNVAWSLF, from the exons ATGGCTGatgatgcggcggcggcagcggcagcgagaAAGCAGACAAAGCTGATCTGGGAGGAGAATTACTGGCACCCAAACAAACACAGGTCTGACCGACATGCCATCTACGCCGGCCAATATCACGCTTCTGATCAAATGGGCACCCAGGACATCA CGTCTATCGATCCCATGTTTTACACGGACGACCATCGGAGCAGCTTTGGAAGAGACGCTCTGCAGTTCTACTCTATCAAGATCGCGTCGATCAGAGGAGGTCTACGGTGGCCGCTAGACGTGTTTGGTATGGTCGTCGCGCGCGATGCCTTGGACAACCGCACGCGTAATTTTGTCTTCGCCCGTGCAAGGAGCAATTGCCAGACCATCACCGAGGAG CATCCGTATCTAGAACTCACAGGTCCTAGCCGTGCCGTTGTGACCTGCGCCGATCTTGGCAACATCGAGATCGTGCTCAAAGCTAAGGGCGCGTCTGAATCTGAGGACAGGGACCTGAGTTTTCTAGCCTTGCCGTTAGGCCGCGGGTATTGTTCCTATGACACAGATGATTACACTAGCAAGCGTAGCAGACTAGAGCTAACATTCCGTCAAGTCGCCCGCTCCGTCGAGGCGACAATCAGCGCGCGACTCGTTGGTGGGTCGTCATGGCCGGAAGGTTTCCAAGGTGTTCTCGCCGCCAGCATTACCAGTATTGATGATGCGGAACTTGTACTGCTTGCTTTCGAAGGCAACAGATTGCCTGTTGTTGCTGATGATGGCATGGTCGAGCTTTCACGACGTGTCGTCTCCGTCGAACCCCGTGATGGGGAGCTGAAAGTCTCCGTCGTGGCGCGACGGCTTGGAAAGGACGGAGACGTTGCTAGAAGAGATGATATAGTCTTCAGGCCAAAGAATGCCGGCAGAAGTTGTGGTGTGCTCGATTTAGTTGGCTCTTGTAAGCTGCAAGTCAACGTTGCATGGTCCCTCTTCTAA